The genomic segment AATTTCATAACCCTTTATTTCCTGCTGGCATTAGTGACATCTTCTAAAACATAATGGGAAAACCACATTTCAATTTGCAGCGAGTAGCAGCTTTTTGAAGTAAAAaccctaatatatatattatatatatatactttatgaTCAAAATAGCATGTTGGCTTCCAGTATTGTAGGAatagcctgttttttttttttgtccaatggTTTTAAGAGGTGTAATCATTTGTACAGTAGCTTTAGCCTCCGTCGTTTATCTTTTAAATTGCTTTATCGTGTTGTATTGTTTTGCTCCATGTTGTTTCAGGCGGATTGATCGCCTTGCATACTTGTTTGTGTAATTAGCAACATcagaattcaatttaaattgtaCTTCACACAAAACTAAACTGAAACGTAACACACATGGATATTGCATCTGTGGGAAATCAATTTTTTACACTTAGCAACTACTTACATAGACTTTCATGACATGCATCAtaaatctgttgtttgtttgtgtttttcatgctTTGTCAGGAAGTGAAGATATCATAATGGAGACCGAGGAAAAGCCAAAAGAAGCTGAGCCACTGGGTGAGGACGCTGAAAAGGGCGACACAGAATCTACGTCTCACTCAGATGGAGCAGCAGAAGCCACAACTCAGGACTCTAGTATTAGCAacggggacgacgacgacgacgacgacgacgaccggGAGAGGGTGGACTTGAAGATTATctggaacaaaaataaatatgatctGAAAATTCCTGTCGACAGCACCGGAGCCACACTCAAAGAGAAGATCCATTCACTCACTGGTAAGAGCACACGGTGACTCAATGTTACcagagcagaaacacaaagacttaATGACCTTCATCGTTTCAGGTCTACCCCCGTCGATGCAGAAGGTGATGTACAAGGGATTGCTGCCAGAGGACAAGACGCTACGTGAAATAAAGATTACGAACGGCGCGAAAATAATGGTGGTGGGGTCGACAATAAATGACGTATTAGCTGTGAATACGCCCAAAGAGACCATTCAGCAGGAAGTCAAAGCTGAGGAAGACAAGAAGGAGCCTTTATGCAGGCAAAAGGTACGATTAATGACATTTCTGCGGAGCAGAGGGAAATACTTGTGGAGGAGATTTTTAAATCTGCACTTTTCTATTTCAGCAACATAGGAAAGTCTTGGACAAAGGTAAACCAGATGACATATTGCCAGCTATTAAAGGAACAAAGGTGAGTGACGATGAAGggagtttgttgtttgtttgtcttgtatTGACAGCAGGTCAACGCCGTTATCAcggatatatactgtatgctaAATACGTAACCGGACACAGTGAGTAACTGCTTTGGCCCCCCGCCACCAAACAGGAACGATTACCAACAGTGCCTTTATCCGGGATGTTTAACAAGTCCGGGGGAAAAGTTAGACTCACGTTCAAACTGGAGCAGGATCAGCTGTGGCTTGGAACAAAGGGTGAGATCACGGCCGTCTCCTTTATTGTTAGATTCCGTTCAACACAGAGACTGATGTTATAAAAAACatgttcctttctttttttcgtgtATTTCTCTCGACAGAGCGAACGGAGAAAGTCCCAATGGGCTCCATTAAAAACGTAGTGTCTGAACCCATCGAAGGCCACGAGGACTATCACATGATGGTAACTGTCGTCGCCGCTACCTGCATGACAGatttatctgttttattttatttggccAAATGCTCATAGTTGTGCACATTGATTATGCCACGTATCATCATTTTCAAACTCATTACAATATGCCAAATGTATTTAGTCGATCAATAAATAGTCTTTTGTGTAAGTAAACAGTGCAGGTTGAGCCGTTGCACTGAAGTCACCACCGCATTGCTGAACATCAGAGTGGCAGGGTCATCATTTGCCGTTATGTGCTCTGCAGTGGAGCGGTAAATGTCAGCGCCTTCTCCAGATTAACCTTTATGTCTGAAGGCACTTGTGTTCATTCAACGTCACCGCGATACAGTGGGCCTCCAATTTGGAGGAAGTAGCTTCTGTTAATGTGGTCGTGTCAAGAAGATCGAGACTTGTTTTTCAAGGGAAGACAAATTGGTACGTCATAACAGCGATTATATAAAGATTATGAAGTTCAGGAGAAGGCTCCGTTTGATAGTTTTCATCACCTGAATATCTGATGCCTTTTTAAACTTGGTGATTTTTGCAAGAGCATCTTATACCTCAAATTGGTATTGtaagtatttttacatttatgtgaaataaacaaaaccagaaAATTACATATTGAAGAGGGAAGTGATATGGTAACTGGCATTCTACTATAAATTGACATCAGTAAAATGGTGTgaatttaaatgcatttaagcatagaaaaaaaaagattaagcaCCTAAGTGATTGTAAAAGTACAATTCCCTCATGTTCCTGCTCCCTTGTTGATGTTTACTTCCCCCACCCTTACTGACTGCACATGGAAGTTAGATTTACAGAGCTACAACTATCAACTTGTGGTTTTacatagagctgcaacagttactcAATTCATTGATTGGTAATCGACTAcgaaattaatcgccaactcttttgataatcaatgaattggtttaagtagtttttaggGGGAAACATTCTtggatttcagtttcttaaatgtatatttaattgaatattttcaggtttcttcgctcttctatgacagtaaaataaatatatttggtctgtggacaaaaacaaaacaccatctcAGGATTTGGAAAACAcgatttgacatttttcaccatttgtgacattttatggaccaaacaactaatcaaacaatcaacagattaatcgatagtgaaaataatcgtaagttgcagccctagttttaCACCTGTCATGCAGAGATGGTATATCCTGATGCAGAACATCTTAAACACAAGGAAACTGATCTCTGTTTTTAAGTTATggctaaaaaaaatagaaacataatGTCGGCTACTCCCTCAAAGCCTGTTCCCGCGTGGGCCGAGGAGGTGAAAATGTATGAGGAGGAGATAAGgatgatttaaaatgtcattggGGCGGGAAGCTTTTTATTTCCAGTCAATGGTATCAGTAATCCACCCTGAGTGAACCGGAGCATGAATGAACGTGAAAGTCAGACGTTGCTTCGCTGAATGGCTGTTGGGATGTTAAATGGGCTGTAATATAACGCAGAGgaattttcatctttttcattgGAAGGTCTCACGAGAGGCAGTCTACATGTATTGTGCAGAGTACTTACTAACTATCAGACGTCCCGTTTTATGATTTGCTTTTAAAACTTACTGTTTATGTCTGTGCTTACCTATTTTCCTCTCCACTTTCTTAAGGCTTTTCAGTTGGGTCCGACAGAAGCTTCTCAATACTGGGTCTACTGGGTGCCAACACAGTTTGTTGATGCAATCAAAGACACAGTCCTTGGAAAATGGCAGTATTTCTAAtgtgcctcttttttttgacaatgatGAACTGGGattgagaaggaggaggaggaggaagagcccATGACAAATGAAACTGGAGTCAATAGTGAAGCTTAAGGAACTTCTCGGAATATATCTGAAGGAAACGGACGGATGCCTGTGGACTAATCATATTCTTTTTAGGTTTAAAAGTGCACTATGTGGCGGCATAACATTTCTCAGCCCTGTTGATCATTCAAAGGTTTGCAAGCAAATCCGAGGTGAAACAGTTGTACAGAAATTGCTAACACTTTTCTTCAGTTAttcttaaagaaataaaacttatttaataaaacaaaatcacgGGACACTGTtgtttgttctgtctttttcagtgttgaatccgcccaaaacaaaaacatctatTTTGTGTGGAACCGAAGATCTGCACATCACAACAATgcagtttaatttcatttgggTCTACAGTTTTTGATTAATTGCCTCTTTTTTTAGTAGTATGGGCCTTTAAAAAACTATAATATCTTTGACGTCCTATCAAGTCCAATCTTGTAGAGATTGACTCaactttcagtttttctttatcaaattggttttattttttgtgtgccaagtaaaaaacatacagaaatatTGACCACGATTGTGTTATTCCATCATTGAAGAACTTTAACGCTCCAATTTACTACTAGTACATctaactgttgttttttattaactgATGTCATGACATAATGCGGGGgggaaatacattattattcCCTGAAGCCTAAAATTaacattcaaattaattaattttaatttagaAGTTGATTATCTTCAAAAACTTTTTATAAAAATTAGATTATAACAATTACTTTCACAGGAAACTAGCAAACTATTGATATTTAGGATCTGATTCCAATGAATTTAAAgcttctttcttaaaaaaacttttagttTACAATTAATCAGTTATCAAAAAATGAAAGCTGATTAATTATCTAAAGACTAATGAATTAGTCAACTAATCATTTCAGTTGTGGAGTACTGAGTTCTTGTTTGTCAGAACTTGATgcgatgcttttattttgaaaggtgaTAGGACGGAACTGATACCCTGCTGCTACTAAAGATAGTTCCGCCTTTTCCGGTTGAACCTTCTTCGCCTGAGCGGGACGCGGGAAATGCGAACGTCTCCAGGcgtgttataataataataataataataaatttaaacaCGGCGGTGGTCCGGTGATGATGTATAACCCGGAGAAAGCGGccggaggagaaaaaaaacgtgctCCTCCCGTTAAAGTGCTGTCCTGTCAGCTGCGGACGGCGGAGAGCCAGGGGGAGGCGGCTGTCAGCGGCGACGTCTGGGTCGTCAGGCCGGCCAGGGGTGGCTCTCTTCCGGTGTCGCTGGTGTGGATGCAGGGGACCGTGCTGGAGGCGCAGCCGGACCGGAACACGGTGCTGCTCATGGACGAGACGGGCACGTTTACGGTCCAGGGCGTCAACAACATCCCCAGGGGGAAGCCATGTTTGTCCCAGGGTAAGTTCACTGATGTTGGAATAAAtcatatttgacatgttttatttagagcccgaccgatatatcggttgaCCGATATtatcctttcacagacacatcggtatcggccgatattttaaGAGCACGACCGATATTATTGGTCAACTGATTTAAGCCTTTAAATGGgcatttgtttacatttaatgtcaaataaatatttgttataagttctatgtatttggttcatatatgtattctcaattttttatcatttaagataaacttaggaatcattgacagattaaaaaaaaatatatatatacatcgaCCAATgtatcaggaatcttgtactcccaaatatcgatatcggcccccaaaaatccacatcggTTGGGCTCCAGTTATATTTCATGTGTGGACGATACAACGAAGATTCTGCTTCAaccctgtgttgttgttgttgttgttacaggcAAGTATGTGATGGTGATGGGGGTGATCCAGGCCGGCCCCCCAGAGCCAGTCATCCGTGCGGTGAAGATGGCCGACCTCTCGGAGCGCGCCGAGCTCCACAGGCGGATGTGgaagctggaggtggaggagctgcagcagctgctgctggcctgAGACCCACAGGACGACCTGCTCTGGTCACGTGTCTCCAGTTGGGTGTGGTATTGTACATATAGGTAATTGTTGACAAATATAAACGTACCCCAGTGTACTGAAGAACGGATTTCAGACTTTGGCTGGGGAGTCAGACTTCTATGGCAATATTTTGATGGTGAAATAAGAGTTGaggaccttttttaaaaaggataaATGCGAACATGTGGTTGAAACAGGTTTTCCAGCAAAAGGTGTGTCTGATCTTCTGATGCTTTGGAAAGAAAATGACTTGCAATTATGGGAGCATCAGTTATGGCTTACGATGATACCATCGCCTTTGCGAGGATTTGGTGTTCACTTACAGCAGATATTAAAAATTTTCCAATTACTTTAAAGActgatgtaaatatttatttgtacCATTTTAGGATAGATGAATTAGGATTGTTAGTGGTTTTCAGGGCTATAACATTAAGCTTCTTCTTGATGgattctgtaaaaaataaaaaaatatattaatttctGCCTGTGACATACTAGTCAGTGGTGGAAtataatgaattacagtagtattaaatatagtaaaaaaaaaaaggtaatatttcatttcaagagTATTTGTTTTGTGGTACTTGGAACTTTTTACCACATTTAAGGggaatttagtttttattcGTTTGCTCTACAACAATCATTTGACACCTGTTATAATTAATGCCCTGTAAAATAGTTAAACAGCTTCACTTCCAACAACTCAAGTCAAAAGTTGCTTAATTAATACATCAGTAATAATCATAtacaatatttgaaaaaataccAGTCATTTGTAATTTTGATACTATTAACATACCTTCAATGTAGAGTTTTACTTAATGTGTAATCAATAAGACAGCAGTTTAAACacgggttttaaaaaaaagttttatttggTGTGGTGCCCAATACACTGGTAACACTATTGGATAAATGGAAAATGACCTATGTTGatggattaaaataaaagaatatcaACTGAATTCTCAATTTAAGTATCCCATacttaaaaactttaaaaggaAAGGTCATCAACGAAAAAAAGGTCTAGGTCAACTGTTTAGGTATCGAACACGTCTCTGATCAAGGTTTACACATGCTCTTCATCACCATTTTCAGAGATTCTATTGAAAGGTGCATAGCAAAGTGTCGTACACTCAgtatttgcttttaaatgtaACACTGGTGTAGTTCTGATCAGAGTAAACCAGCCACCAATCAGAAGGCCAGCCCCGAACACCCGCAATAAAATCATGCTGCAGTCAGGTTGTCTCCTGTGCACCCCAGGGGCCCTGTAAGGATCACCTGACTCAAGACTGTTTTGAATACTGTATAGTTATCACGTGAGCATGGTTATTgtcgtcattattattttatgtctttaagCAGAAAACTGTATTTCCCAAAGTCATTATCATTTGGCGCTATAAGATGGTCTTTTCTGGCTTTGGCAAGTTTCATCAAAAGGAATTCCCTGCGCTCCATCCACTCTTTCAGCTCCTGCTCCCCGTGGGCCAGTTTACAGCATTCGTCCTCTGTGCACGTGCCTTTGAGGAACCTGtcaaaaaacaccaaaccaaTGTCATCCATCAAAAAACAACGAAAAATCAGGGATAAAACGGTACACTATTCTCCGACAAGATCATCTCACCTCTCACAAACTTTGAAAGTGCCCGTGGGAAATCGATACTGCCAGCAGTTCTGGTCGTCCTCGGAGTTGAAGACCCGGTCTTTGTGCTTTTCTGACGTGATGTGCTGCTGCCACTGTTTCTCGCTGTTGCAGTTTTTACCACAGAGCCAACAGTGATTGCCagcctgtgaaaaaaacatttacgcAAATGACTAattaccatgtttttttttttacaaagtcaaATATGTCGTGTCTATTTGCGCAGTGGTGAGAACGGTCACATGGCCACCCCCCACCTGCTGTGCTTTTAAACTCACCACTTCCTCGGCGTAGTCT from the Scophthalmus maximus strain ysfricsl-2021 chromosome 17, ASM2237912v1, whole genome shotgun sequence genome contains:
- the ubfd1 gene encoding ubiquitin domain-containing protein UBFD1 isoform X2, producing the protein METEEKPKEAEPLGEDAEKGDTESTSHSDGAAEATTQDSSISNGDDDDDDDDDRERVDLKIIWNKNKYDLKIPVDSTGATLKEKIHSLTGLPPSMQKVMYKGLLPEDKTLREIKITNGAKIMVVGSTINDVLAVNTPKETIQQEVKAEEDKKEPLCRQKQHRKVLDKGKPDDILPAIKGTKERLPTVPLSGMFNKSGGKVRLTFKLEQDQLWLGTKERTEKVPMGSIKNVVSEPIEGHEDYHMMAFQLGPTEASQYWVYWVPTQFVDAIKDTVLGKWQYF
- the ubfd1 gene encoding ubiquitin domain-containing protein UBFD1 isoform X1 produces the protein MATQDGSEDIIMETEEKPKEAEPLGEDAEKGDTESTSHSDGAAEATTQDSSISNGDDDDDDDDDRERVDLKIIWNKNKYDLKIPVDSTGATLKEKIHSLTGLPPSMQKVMYKGLLPEDKTLREIKITNGAKIMVVGSTINDVLAVNTPKETIQQEVKAEEDKKEPLCRQKQHRKVLDKGKPDDILPAIKGTKERLPTVPLSGMFNKSGGKVRLTFKLEQDQLWLGTKERTEKVPMGSIKNVVSEPIEGHEDYHMMAFQLGPTEASQYWVYWVPTQFVDAIKDTVLGKWQYF
- the rmi2 gene encoding recQ-mediated genome instability protein 2, which encodes MMYNPEKAAGGEKKRAPPVKVLSCQLRTAESQGEAAVSGDVWVVRPARGGSLPVSLVWMQGTVLEAQPDRNTVLLMDETGTFTVQGVNNIPRGKPCLSQGKYVMVMGVIQAGPPEPVIRAVKMADLSERAELHRRMWKLEVEELQQLLLA